In Marmota flaviventris isolate mMarFla1 chromosome 17, mMarFla1.hap1, whole genome shotgun sequence, a single genomic region encodes these proteins:
- the LOC139702355 gene encoding keratin-associated protein 4-3-like, with protein sequence MCNSCCGSCCSGQGCGCCQPRCCQTTCCRTTCCRPSCCGSSCCSPCCGGSSGCGSCCCRPICIRTTCCRPSCCGSCCGGSSGCGGSSGCGSCCCRPCCCVSTCCRPCCCRPICCRTTCCPPNYCGSC encoded by the coding sequence ATGTGCAACTCCTGTTGTGGCTCCTGCTGCTctggccagggctgtggctgctGCCAGCCCAGGTGCTGCCAGACCACCTGCTGCAGGACCACCTGCTGCCGCCCCAGCTGCTGTGGCTCCAGCTGCTGCAGCCCCTGCTGTGGTGGCTCCAGTGGCTGTGGCTCCTGCTGCTGCCGCCCCATCTGCATTAGGACCACCTGCTGCCGCCCCAGCTGCTGTGGGTCCTGCTGTGGTGGCTCCAGTGGCTGTGGAGGTTCCAGTGGCTGTGGCTCCTGCTGCTGTCGCCCCTGCTGCTGTGTCTCCACTTGCTGCCGCCCTTGCTGCTGCCGCCCCATCTGCTGTAGGACCACCTGCTGCCCCCCCAACTACTGTGGCTCCTGTTGA